Below is a genomic region from Kineococcus mangrovi.
CGGTGGGCCGGTGGACTCCCACGGAGCGTGGACCTCGCCGGTGCGGGCCGCCGACGTCGCCGCCGCCGGCCTGCGGTTCTCCGGTGTCGCCGTCGAGGCCGACGGCGCCCTGTGGTGGGCCGAGGGGCGCCCCGACGAGGGTGGCCGCGTCGCGGTCCTGCGCCGCGGCCCGGAGGGCGAGATCGAGGAGTTCGCCCCCGACCTGGACGCGCGGACCCGCGCCCACGAGTACGGCGGGGGTTCCTGGCTGCCCGTCCCCGGCGGCGGGCTCGTCCTGGCCTCCGTCGCCGACCAGCGCTGGTTCCACGTCCCCGCTCCCGGTGCCGAACCCCGCGCCCTCGTGCCCGACGACGGGGTGCGCTACGCCGACCCGGTGCCCTGGGGCGGGGGAGTGCTCCTCGTCGCCGAGGACCACCGGGCGACCGGCCGCGGCGGGGCGTTGCGCCGCAGCCTCGTCCACGTCCGGCTCGACGGGGCCGGGGCCACCGCAGGACCCACCGAGCTGTTCACCGGCCCCGGGTTCCTCGCCGCCCCGCGCGTGTCCCCGGACGGCCGGCGGCTCGTCTGGACCGGCTGGGACCACCCCGACATGCCCTGGCAGCGGACGCTGCTGTGGACCGGGGAGCTGGCGGCCGGCCCGGACGGTCCGCGGCTGGGCGGGGCGCGCGTCCTCGCGGGTGCGGACACGCGCGAGTCCCTCGTCCACCCGGGGTTCGCCCCCGACGGGACCGTCCTCGTCGTGAGCGACCGCAGCGGGTTCTGGAACCTCTGCGAGGTCGGCGCGGACGGGGCGCTGCGGGCGGTCCTGCCCGAGGACGCCGAGCAGGGTTTCCCGCCGTGGACGTTCGCCACCACCTCCTGGGCCGCGCTCGGGGACGACCCGGACGACGACCGGATCGCCCTGCTGCACGCGGCGTCCGGCGACGCGGGCGCGGTGGGCCACCGGCTCGACGTCGTGCACCGGCGCAGCGGCCGGCTCGACGTCCTGGACCTGCCGTTCACGGCGTACCTGCCCGCCGTGTCCGCGGCCGGCGGCTGGATCGGGGCGGTCGCCGCGTCCCCGGAGCTGTCGGCGCGGGTGGTCCGCGTCGCCGCCGCGGACGGGACCGTCCGCACCGCCCGGACGGCCGGACCGTCGCCGGACCCGGCGTACCTGCCGGTGCCGGAGTTCTGCACCGTCCCCGGCGAGCGCGGCCGGTCCGTGCACGCCTACCGGTACCCGCCGACGCACCCCGACCACCCGTGCGACGGCCCGGCCCCGCACGTCCTGTTCGTCCACGGCGGGCCGACGGCGCAGTCGCTGGCGGCGTACTCGCCGGAGGTCGCGTTCTTCACCTCCCGCGGCATCGGCGTCGTCGATGTCCAGTACGGCGGGTCGACCGGCTACGGCCGCGCCTACCGGGAGGCCCTCGACGGGAACTGGGGGATCGTCGACGTCGAGGACTGCGCCGCGGTCGCGCGCCACCTCGTGGCGCAGGGCCTGGCCGCGCCAGGCGAGGTCGGGATCCGCGGGGGCAGCGCGGGGGGTTTCACCGTCCTCGCCGCCCTCACCGGGACCGACGCCTTCACCGCCGGGACCTCCTACTACGGCGTCGCGGACCTGCGCGCCCTGGCCGAGGACACCCACGACTTCGAGTCCCGCTACCTGGACTCCCTCGTCGGCCCGCTGCCCGCGGCCGCCGACGTGTACGCCGAGCGCGCGCCGCTGCACCACGTCGACGGGTTGAGCTGCCCCGTCCTGCTGCTGCAGGGCGCCGACGACCCCGTCGTCCCGCGCCGGCAGGCCGAGGCGTTCGCCGACGCCCTGCACCGCAAGGGGTTGCCGCACGCGCTCGTCGTGTTCCCCGGTGAGCAGCACGGGTTCCGGCGGGCCGAGAACATCGTCGCCAGCCTGGAGGCGGAACTGTCGTTCTACGGGCAGGTGTGGGGCTTCGACCCGCCGGGGGTGCCGCGGCTCAGCCTGCGCTGAGCGGACCCGGGTGCGCCGGCGCCGGGTGACGAGCCACCTCGCGGGAAGCCCCCGCGCCCGTCCTGGGCCGGCCACGTGCCCGGACGTTAGCCTGCCGGGGTGGACGTCGACGCCTTCCGAGCGGTGCACGAGCACGAGTGGTCACGGTTGCGCCGGCTCGTCGCCCGCCGCCGCCTCGACGGCGCCGAGGCCGACGAGCTCGTCGTCCTCTACCAGCGCACCGCGACCCACCTGTCGGCGTTGCGGTCGGCGCAGTCCGAACCGGTGCTGCTCGACGAGCT
It encodes:
- a CDS encoding S9 family peptidase, coding for MDSHGAWTSPVRAADVAAAGLRFSGVAVEADGALWWAEGRPDEGGRVAVLRRGPEGEIEEFAPDLDARTRAHEYGGGSWLPVPGGGLVLASVADQRWFHVPAPGAEPRALVPDDGVRYADPVPWGGGVLLVAEDHRATGRGGALRRSLVHVRLDGAGATAGPTELFTGPGFLAAPRVSPDGRRLVWTGWDHPDMPWQRTLLWTGELAAGPDGPRLGGARVLAGADTRESLVHPGFAPDGTVLVVSDRSGFWNLCEVGADGALRAVLPEDAEQGFPPWTFATTSWAALGDDPDDDRIALLHAASGDAGAVGHRLDVVHRRSGRLDVLDLPFTAYLPAVSAAGGWIGAVAASPELSARVVRVAAADGTVRTARTAGPSPDPAYLPVPEFCTVPGERGRSVHAYRYPPTHPDHPCDGPAPHVLFVHGGPTAQSLAAYSPEVAFFTSRGIGVVDVQYGGSTGYGRAYREALDGNWGIVDVEDCAAVARHLVAQGLAAPGEVGIRGGSAGGFTVLAALTGTDAFTAGTSYYGVADLRALAEDTHDFESRYLDSLVGPLPAAADVYAERAPLHHVDGLSCPVLLLQGADDPVVPRRQAEAFADALHRKGLPHALVVFPGEQHGFRRAENIVASLEAELSFYGQVWGFDPPGVPRLSLR